From Candidatus Eremiobacterota bacterium, the proteins below share one genomic window:
- a CDS encoding type II secretion system F family protein — protein MGEEKRISPGGTPMVSFKALARLVKGNHVNKQVLVQFYSQLSTLISAGFSIVKALRVCRQQSSDEALDRILSSVEADLEGGSTLTAAFEKFPTLFTPFHIGMIRTAEMSGTLPDILKSLALYEEKEMKLIQSIKAALSYPIFVTITAFFIVILLTRYLTPLLDSISSILGSEKIPLITKGLIFVGRCTTDIRYILGVIIIFLVIVYAIGTLRTIRKVQYFWGRLKLRIPSFGKLYKKVILIRMCRVLSTLLAAGVPSVLALRLVDEVAENVYFSEAIMKKIIWGVDEGKNFSQAFGESQFFPKVLVNMLVVGEQTGKLPLTIDKLADLIEIDVTLFLANIASILEPVLIVILGGVTFTILLAAFMPIYAIMSSF, from the coding sequence AGCAGGTGCTGGTGCAGTTTTACTCCCAGCTCTCTACTCTTATCTCGGCGGGATTCAGCATCGTGAAAGCCCTCCGCGTCTGCCGCCAGCAGAGCTCCGACGAGGCCCTCGACAGGATCCTTTCGAGCGTTGAAGCGGATCTCGAGGGAGGCTCGACGCTCACCGCGGCCTTTGAAAAGTTCCCCACCCTCTTTACGCCCTTTCACATAGGGATGATAAGGACTGCCGAGATGAGCGGCACGCTCCCCGATATCCTGAAGAGCCTGGCGCTCTATGAGGAGAAGGAGATGAAGCTCATTCAGAGCATAAAGGCTGCCCTTTCCTACCCGATCTTCGTCACCATCACGGCTTTCTTTATCGTGATCCTCCTCACGCGGTATCTCACCCCTCTTCTTGATTCCATAAGCTCCATCCTCGGGAGCGAAAAAATCCCCCTCATCACGAAGGGGCTTATATTCGTAGGGCGCTGCACCACTGACATCCGCTATATCCTTGGCGTGATAATCATATTCCTTGTCATCGTCTATGCCATCGGAACACTTAGGACCATCAGGAAGGTGCAGTACTTCTGGGGGCGCTTGAAGCTCCGGATACCTTCCTTCGGGAAGCTCTACAAGAAGGTTATCCTCATAAGGATGTGCCGCGTGCTTTCCACGCTGCTTGCCGCCGGCGTACCCTCGGTGCTGGCCCTCAGGCTGGTCGATGAGGTGGCAGAGAATGTCTATTTCAGCGAGGCCATCATGAAGAAGATAATATGGGGCGTTGACGAAGGGAAGAACTTCTCCCAGGCCTTCGGGGAGTCGCAGTTCTTCCCCAAGGTCCTTGTGAACATGCTGGTCGTGGGCGAGCAGACAGGAAAGCTGCCCCTCACCATCGACAAGCTTGCCGACCTCATCGAGATTGATGTGACCCTTTTCCTTGCAAATATCGCGAGCATTCTGGAGCCTGTCCTGATCGTGATCCTTGGCGGTGTGACCTTTACCATCCTGCTTGCGGCCTTCATGCCCATCTACGCCATCATGAGCAGCTTCTGA